A portion of the Sphingobacterium spiritivorum genome contains these proteins:
- the pheS gene encoding phenylalanine--tRNA ligase subunit alpha: MLQDKIKQYTEEIEQFNPQTSADVENFRLKFLVSKGIVKSLFEEFKAAPAEEKRVLGKVLNDFKQLAEGKYQQAQEQFGSTGQVSQAKAEGDLTLPGDGFTLGARHPLSLVRKEIVEIFKKLGFIVAEGPEIEDDWHNFSALNFPPEHPARDMQDTFFIKKQDGNDIALRTHTSSVQVRLMEAGTPPFRAIMPGRVYRNEAISARAHCFFHQVEGLYVDENVSFADLKQTLYHFVQELYGEGTKVRFRPSYFPFTEPSAEMDISCTICKGAGCQLCKYSGWVEILGCGMVDPNVLENCGIDSTKYSGFAFGMGIERITNLKYEIRDLRLFSENDVRFLNQFQTEII, encoded by the coding sequence ATGTTGCAAGATAAAATAAAGCAGTATACTGAAGAGATCGAGCAGTTCAATCCGCAGACTTCAGCTGATGTAGAGAATTTCAGATTGAAATTTTTGGTTTCCAAAGGAATAGTCAAGAGTTTATTTGAAGAATTTAAGGCCGCTCCTGCTGAAGAAAAGCGTGTTTTAGGTAAAGTACTTAATGATTTCAAACAACTGGCTGAAGGTAAATATCAGCAGGCACAGGAACAATTTGGTTCCACTGGACAAGTTAGTCAGGCTAAAGCTGAAGGAGATCTTACCCTGCCAGGCGATGGTTTTACATTAGGAGCTCGTCATCCGTTGTCTCTGGTTAGAAAAGAAATTGTTGAAATCTTCAAGAAACTTGGTTTTATCGTTGCGGAAGGCCCTGAGATAGAAGACGACTGGCACAATTTCTCAGCACTGAACTTTCCACCGGAGCATCCGGCAAGGGATATGCAGGATACTTTTTTTATCAAAAAACAAGATGGTAATGATATTGCTCTCCGTACACACACCTCTTCTGTACAGGTGCGTCTGATGGAGGCGGGTACGCCACCGTTCAGAGCCATTATGCCTGGACGTGTGTATCGTAATGAAGCTATATCTGCACGTGCACACTGCTTTTTCCATCAGGTAGAGGGATTGTATGTAGATGAGAATGTATCTTTCGCAGATCTTAAACAAACCCTTTATCATTTCGTACAGGAGCTATATGGAGAAGGGACAAAAGTACGTTTCAGACCTTCTTATTTTCCATTCACAGAGCCATCAGCAGAGATGGATATCTCGTGTACCATTTGTAAAGGTGCCGGTTGCCAGTTATGTAAATATTCCGGCTGGGTAGAAATCCTTGGTTGTGGTATGGTTGATCCTAATGTATTGGAAAACTGTGGTATAGACAGCACTAAATATTCCGGATTTGCATTTGGTATGGGTATAGAGCGTATTACAAATCTGAAATATGAAATCAGAGATTTACGTCTGTTCTCTGAAAATGATGTTCGTTTTCTCAATCAGTTCCAGACAGAAATTATATAA
- a CDS encoding sulfatase family protein, with product MNVKQICSYISLAVFLFTCQQVQAQDKQKPNVLMIYVDDLGYGDLSIYGGQDIETPHLDNLAKSGIRFTNAHAAASTCTPSRYALMTGNNPYRAKGTGILPGDAALIIPQDKITLPKVFHQQGYITGIVGKWHLGLGEQVEKDWNGKIAPGPLEVGYDYSFIFPATADRVPTVFLENHYVLAADAKDPIQVNYRQKIGNEPTGRENPELLKLHASPGQGHDNTIVNGIGRIGWMTGGKDARWADEELTLTFFEKAKEFIKTNQKKPFFLCYNATEPHVPRMPATLFKGKSKLGLRGDAILQLDYTVGQLVQELKNSGIYENTIIIFTSDNGPVLDDGYADQAVEKSANHDAFGGWRGGKYSAFEAGSRVPFLVSWPAVIKGEQQSDALIGQVDLLASFAGQFGISYPKDQAVDSQNQWKALTGHDKKGRAYLVKSSGTFSIIQGDYKYIKPRKGAKIDKAVNIELGNDEQPQLYNLRTDKAEKDNIATRNINKVKELEQLLQSQL from the coding sequence ATGAATGTGAAACAGATATGCAGTTACATCAGTCTGGCCGTTTTCCTGTTTACGTGTCAGCAGGTGCAGGCCCAGGATAAACAAAAACCGAATGTACTGATGATTTACGTCGATGATCTGGGATATGGAGACCTCAGTATCTATGGCGGACAGGACATAGAAACTCCTCATCTGGATAACTTGGCAAAATCAGGAATAAGATTTACAAATGCACATGCTGCAGCATCTACCTGTACGCCATCCCGTTATGCGCTTATGACCGGAAACAATCCTTATCGTGCAAAAGGTACCGGCATCTTACCGGGAGATGCGGCACTTATTATCCCTCAGGACAAGATTACGCTTCCTAAAGTATTTCATCAGCAAGGCTATATTACTGGGATTGTAGGCAAATGGCATCTTGGATTGGGAGAACAGGTCGAAAAAGACTGGAATGGCAAAATCGCACCCGGACCGTTAGAAGTAGGTTATGATTATTCCTTTATCTTCCCGGCGACAGCAGATCGGGTGCCGACAGTTTTTCTGGAGAATCATTATGTACTGGCAGCAGATGCTAAAGATCCCATACAGGTAAACTATCGGCAAAAAATCGGAAATGAACCTACAGGAAGAGAAAATCCGGAATTACTCAAACTCCATGCTTCTCCCGGTCAGGGACATGATAATACTATTGTAAACGGTATAGGACGTATTGGTTGGATGACAGGAGGAAAAGATGCCCGATGGGCGGATGAAGAGCTGACGCTGACATTCTTTGAAAAGGCGAAGGAATTTATCAAAACCAATCAGAAGAAACCATTTTTCTTATGTTACAATGCTACTGAACCCCATGTGCCACGTATGCCGGCCACCTTATTTAAAGGCAAAAGCAAACTTGGACTTCGGGGAGATGCTATTCTCCAGCTGGACTACACTGTTGGTCAATTGGTACAGGAGCTAAAAAACAGCGGTATTTATGAGAACACCATCATTATTTTCACCAGTGACAATGGTCCGGTTTTAGATGATGGATATGCCGATCAGGCAGTAGAGAAATCCGCTAATCATGATGCATTTGGTGGATGGAGAGGAGGCAAATACAGTGCGTTCGAAGCGGGTTCACGTGTGCCTTTTCTGGTGAGCTGGCCTGCAGTTATCAAAGGAGAACAACAATCAGACGCGCTGATCGGGCAAGTAGATTTGCTGGCTTCGTTTGCCGGTCAGTTCGGTATTTCTTATCCTAAAGATCAGGCTGTAGATAGTCAGAACCAATGGAAAGCATTAACAGGACATGACAAGAAAGGACGTGCTTATCTGGTGAAAAGTTCAGGTACTTTTTCCATTATACAGGGAGATTATAAGTACATCAAACCACGAAAGGGAGCTAAAATAGACAAAGCTGTAAATATCGAGCTTGGCAATGACGAGCAGCCGCAGTTATATAATCTGCGTACCGATAAAGCTGAAAAAGATAATATAGCCACCAGGAACATAAATAAAGTGAAAGAACTGGAGCAATTGTTACAATCTCAGCTATAA
- the mutY gene encoding A/G-specific adenine glycosylase — MSFSKRLIAWYDQHGRDLPWRHTQDPYIIWLSEIILQQTRVEQGMPYFMRFSEQYPTVQDFASADEDHILNLWQGLGYYSRGRNMHKAARMVVSDFGGIFPKAYDEVIKLPGVGEYTAAAISSISANQAKAVLDGNVFRVLSRYFGVEVEINTPAGKRIFTELANEMLDMDDPARYNQAIMDFGAMQCKPKSPVCGSCIFNLECVALKEDKVHLLPLKKKGKGSRNRYFHYFIMEENDQILMSKRGEGDVWQNLYEFPMIETTEPLSGLDILKDERIKEHFSEDLSLELKGNVIKHILSHQNIYAQFYKVHNPSALKLKKKSWNYVFLKDLNKLAQHKLIFSFIETNIS; from the coding sequence ATGTCCTTCTCAAAACGATTAATTGCCTGGTATGATCAGCATGGGCGTGATTTGCCCTGGAGACATACACAGGATCCCTATATCATCTGGCTGTCTGAGATCATTTTGCAACAAACCCGTGTAGAACAGGGAATGCCTTATTTTATGCGGTTTTCAGAACAATATCCAACTGTTCAGGATTTCGCATCAGCAGATGAGGATCATATACTCAACCTGTGGCAAGGTTTGGGATATTATTCCCGTGGACGAAATATGCACAAGGCTGCCCGAATGGTTGTTTCTGATTTTGGAGGGATTTTTCCAAAGGCTTATGATGAAGTCATTAAACTTCCGGGAGTAGGAGAATATACTGCAGCCGCAATCTCCTCAATTTCTGCAAATCAGGCAAAAGCAGTATTGGACGGAAATGTTTTCCGTGTATTATCCCGGTATTTTGGGGTTGAAGTCGAAATTAATACCCCAGCAGGGAAGAGAATTTTCACTGAACTGGCAAATGAAATGTTGGATATGGACGATCCGGCACGGTATAATCAGGCTATTATGGATTTCGGAGCCATGCAATGTAAACCAAAATCACCGGTCTGTGGCAGCTGTATCTTTAATCTGGAATGCGTAGCTCTCAAAGAAGATAAAGTACACCTGTTGCCCCTTAAAAAGAAGGGAAAAGGAAGCAGAAACCGGTATTTTCATTATTTTATAATGGAAGAGAATGATCAGATTCTGATGTCCAAAAGAGGTGAAGGTGATGTATGGCAGAATCTGTATGAATTTCCGATGATTGAAACTACAGAACCGCTTTCGGGGCTGGATATTCTGAAAGATGAGCGTATAAAAGAGCATTTTTCGGAAGATCTTTCGCTTGAATTAAAAGGCAATGTAATCAAACACATACTCAGCCACCAGAATATCTACGCTCAATTTTATAAAGTCCACAATCCTTCTGCACTAAAGTTGAAAAAAAAGTCTTGGAATTATGTATTCTTAAAAGATTTAAATAAATTAGCTCAACATAAGTTGATTTTTAGTTTTATAGAAACCAACATTAGCTAA
- a CDS encoding TetR/AcrR family transcriptional regulator, whose product MEPEKIVTSIKKAARELFRRYGYNKTSVNELAKMANVSKATVYKYFVSKELILHAILMDYIRDNVKDILNKNVNQKDLSTFLANTILRVSRLTYTVCNEFVGWEFIRESANAQEYLKTLSEDLEFLLLSSFIQNEAIASEVPEEKLTFLIKTSKNVVFSFAFTAVSDGDVRKNFISFQKEILPYLVQAALI is encoded by the coding sequence ATGGAGCCTGAAAAAATAGTTACATCCATAAAAAAGGCTGCCAGAGAGCTGTTCAGACGATACGGCTATAACAAGACGAGTGTCAACGAATTGGCCAAAATGGCCAATGTTTCCAAGGCTACCGTTTATAAATATTTTGTAAGTAAGGAGCTTATCCTCCACGCAATCCTGATGGATTATATCCGGGATAATGTGAAGGATATTCTTAATAAAAATGTAAATCAGAAAGATCTTTCCACTTTTTTGGCCAATACCATTCTGCGTGTCAGTCGTTTGACTTACACAGTGTGTAATGAGTTTGTCGGATGGGAGTTTATACGGGAATCGGCCAACGCTCAGGAATATCTGAAAACGCTGTCAGAAGATCTTGAATTTTTATTGCTGAGTTCATTTATCCAAAATGAGGCGATTGCCAGTGAAGTTCCTGAAGAGAAGTTAACCTTCCTTATTAAAACCAGTAAAAACGTTGTTTTTTCATTTGCGTTCACAGCAGTTTCCGATGGGGATGTTCGCAAAAATTTTATTTCTTTCCAAAAAGAAATACTCCCATATCTTGTCCAGGCAGCATTGATCTAA
- a CDS encoding OmpA family protein: MIMKVNKKIAVFGLTLATSAMLFGSCSTIQNMNSTTKGAAIGTAGGGALGALIGGKAGNTAVGAIAGAVIGGAAGALIGKKMDKQAAEIENTVAGAEVIKSDEGIIVKFDEGILFDFNKSDLKASAKTNISKLVATLNKEPDTKILVIGHTDNVGSLAANQKVSEARAAAVKTYAVSQGLNGGRINTEGKNYSEPLASNDTDAGRAENRRVEIVIVAGDKMKQEAINATK, translated from the coding sequence ATGATTATGAAAGTAAATAAGAAAATAGCTGTTTTTGGGTTGACATTAGCTACCTCTGCAATGTTATTTGGAAGTTGTTCTACTATTCAGAACATGAACAGTACAACTAAAGGTGCCGCTATCGGTACTGCAGGTGGTGGTGCCCTTGGAGCGCTTATCGGAGGAAAGGCTGGTAATACAGCTGTAGGTGCTATTGCCGGTGCGGTAATTGGTGGTGCTGCAGGTGCGTTGATCGGTAAAAAAATGGATAAGCAGGCAGCTGAAATCGAAAATACAGTAGCTGGTGCGGAAGTAATCAAATCTGATGAAGGTATCATCGTTAAATTTGACGAAGGTATTTTATTCGACTTTAATAAATCTGATCTGAAAGCTTCAGCAAAAACAAATATCAGCAAATTAGTAGCTACTTTGAATAAAGAGCCTGATACTAAGATTTTGGTTATCGGCCATACAGATAACGTAGGTTCATTAGCCGCTAATCAGAAAGTTTCTGAAGCTCGTGCAGCAGCAGTAAAAACATATGCCGTTTCACAAGGATTGAACGGTGGCCGTATCAATACAGAAGGTAAGAACTACTCTGAGCCATTGGCAAGTAATGATACAGATGCAGGTCGCGCTGAAAATCGTCGTGTAGAGATTGTTATCGTAGCAGGCGATAAAATGAAACAAGAGGCTATTAATGCAACAAAATAA
- the rlmD gene encoding 23S rRNA (uracil(1939)-C(5))-methyltransferase RlmD, with the protein MRRRIPQEKKFISDIAVIDIAEEGKGVGKTDELVLFIDKAIPGDVVDVELVKKKKNFAEAKVATLKKASEYRIDPFCEHFGVCGGCKWQHMDYNGQLKFKQQTVDNVLARIGKVDTSIMEPILGSGETEYYRNKLEYTFSNKRWLTSIDDANDGLEMNALGFHVPGRFDKILDIDHCYLQQDPSNAIRNQIRAFAIENQISFYDLREHAGALRNLIIRTASTGELMVIVVFAYPEDGQVELLMNYVNSNFPDIDSLLYIINQKKNDTIFDQDIHIFKGRDFIYEEMEGLKYKIGPKSFYQTNSLQAYELYKITREFAGLTGDELVYDLYTGAGTIANFVAKTAREVIGVEYVPTAIEDAKINSAINQIGNTKFYAGDMKDVLTADFIAEHGKPDVVITDPPRAGMHGDVVQRLLEMEADKIVYVSCNAATQARDLALLNEKYTVDRIKPVDMFPHTQHVENVVLLKLKR; encoded by the coding sequence ATGAGAAGAAGAATTCCACAAGAGAAAAAATTTATTTCGGATATTGCTGTAATTGATATCGCTGAAGAGGGAAAAGGAGTCGGTAAAACCGATGAATTGGTGTTGTTTATTGATAAGGCAATACCCGGAGATGTCGTCGATGTGGAATTGGTTAAGAAGAAGAAAAATTTCGCAGAAGCGAAAGTCGCAACGCTTAAGAAAGCATCCGAATATCGTATAGATCCCTTTTGTGAACACTTCGGTGTATGTGGCGGATGTAAGTGGCAGCATATGGACTATAATGGCCAGTTGAAATTTAAACAACAGACTGTTGATAATGTGCTTGCGCGAATAGGCAAGGTCGATACTTCTATTATGGAGCCCATTTTAGGGTCCGGAGAGACCGAATATTATCGTAATAAACTGGAATATACATTCTCAAATAAAAGATGGCTTACTTCTATAGATGATGCTAATGACGGATTGGAAATGAATGCTTTAGGATTTCATGTTCCCGGACGTTTTGACAAAATTCTCGATATAGACCATTGTTATTTACAGCAGGATCCTTCCAATGCTATACGTAACCAGATACGTGCATTTGCAATAGAAAATCAGATTTCTTTTTATGACCTCCGCGAACATGCGGGAGCATTGCGTAACCTTATTATTCGTACAGCCTCTACAGGAGAGCTGATGGTGATTGTTGTATTTGCTTATCCGGAAGACGGACAGGTCGAGTTACTGATGAATTATGTCAACAGTAATTTCCCGGATATCGACTCCCTGCTGTATATCATCAATCAGAAAAAAAATGATACTATTTTCGATCAGGATATACACATCTTCAAAGGAAGAGATTTTATCTATGAAGAGATGGAAGGATTGAAATATAAAATCGGACCAAAGTCATTTTATCAAACAAATTCACTTCAGGCATACGAATTGTATAAGATTACAAGAGAGTTTGCAGGATTGACAGGAGATGAATTAGTATATGATCTTTATACAGGTGCGGGTACCATCGCTAACTTCGTTGCCAAAACGGCACGTGAAGTGATTGGTGTGGAGTATGTACCGACAGCTATTGAGGATGCTAAAATCAATTCAGCTATCAATCAGATTGGCAATACGAAATTCTATGCCGGCGATATGAAAGATGTCCTTACAGCAGATTTCATTGCAGAACATGGAAAACCGGATGTAGTTATTACAGACCCTCCGCGCGCAGGCATGCATGGAGATGTGGTACAGCGATTGCTGGAAATGGAAGCTGACAAAATTGTATATGTAAGCTGTAATGCGGCTACACAGGCACGTGATCTGGCATTATTAAATGAAAAATATACAGTGGATCGCATCAAGCCTGTTGATATGTTTCCACACACGCAACACGTTGAAAATGTGGTGCTATTAAAATTGAAAAGATAA
- a CDS encoding single-stranded DNA-binding protein, producing MSGINKVILVGHLGKDPEIRYLEGNVSVASFPLATSETFNKDGRKVEQTEWHNIVMWRGLADVAAKYLTKGRLVYIEGRLRTRTYEDKEGIRRYTTEVVAENFTLLGRKSDFEPPAQAANTAGATDKSVENKEQQVDFKELDDDNDGLPF from the coding sequence ATGTCAGGCATTAACAAAGTTATCTTGGTTGGGCATTTGGGCAAGGACCCTGAAATCCGTTACTTAGAAGGCAACGTCAGCGTTGCCAGTTTCCCGTTGGCAACTTCAGAAACATTCAACAAAGATGGTCGAAAAGTAGAACAAACAGAATGGCACAATATCGTGATGTGGAGGGGCCTGGCCGATGTTGCCGCCAAATATTTGACAAAAGGGCGTCTGGTGTACATTGAAGGGCGTCTCAGAACACGTACCTATGAAGATAAAGAGGGGATTCGCAGATACACTACAGAAGTAGTAGCTGAGAACTTTACTTTATTAGGTCGTAAATCTGATTTTGAACCACCTGCTCAGGCTGCAAATACTGCCGGGGCTACCGATAAGTCAGTAGAAAATAAAGAACAACAGGTCGATTTCAAAGAATTGGATGATGACAACGACGGACTGCCGTTTTAA
- a CDS encoding sulfatase: MMNRYLLICFFILINCISNAQNKPNILIIISDDHSFQTIGAYGSAIAHTPNIDRIAKEGTIFDRAYVTNSLCGPSRATLLTGKYSHKNGFKDNENSHFDHNQSTFVKDLQASGYRTAWIGKQHLGAKPQGFDYYSILDGQGHYFNPVFINQGDKREQIEGYVSDIVTEKAEKWLDTLSKDKPFCLILGHKATHRSWLPDPKDFGTYDQAEIPLPDNFYDQYDKRKAAAVQEMSIAKDMLLPYDLKMYPTKEDMRKDYDFSRFTESQFEKYYAYYKPIQDDFYARKLSGRQLEEWKYRRYMIDYLNTAASLDRNIGEVLDYLDTHGLKDNTIVIYLSDQGFYMGEHGWFDKRFMYEESFRTPMVARYPGVIKPGTHTEARVMNIDIAPTLLEIAGVRIPKEIQGKSFYSVLKDARKSFRKSSYYHYYENGTHAVSPHFGVSDGKYKLIRFYKRVESWELYDLEKDPHEMNNIYADKSSDAIIGRMKKKLLAEIRQVDDKEAEAIFEQKL, translated from the coding sequence ATGATGAACAGATACCTGCTAATTTGTTTTTTTATTTTGATAAACTGCATCTCAAATGCACAAAATAAACCGAATATTCTGATTATTATTTCAGATGACCATTCCTTTCAGACTATCGGAGCATACGGTTCTGCCATAGCACATACTCCGAATATTGATCGTATCGCAAAAGAAGGAACTATATTTGACAGGGCTTACGTTACAAATTCACTTTGTGGTCCAAGCAGAGCGACATTGCTTACCGGAAAGTACAGCCATAAAAATGGTTTTAAGGATAATGAGAATTCACATTTTGATCATAATCAGTCTACTTTTGTAAAAGATTTACAGGCATCAGGTTATCGCACGGCATGGATTGGTAAACAGCATCTGGGTGCCAAACCACAGGGTTTTGATTATTACAGTATACTGGATGGTCAGGGGCATTATTTTAATCCTGTTTTTATTAATCAGGGTGATAAGCGGGAACAGATAGAAGGATACGTTTCGGATATTGTGACTGAGAAGGCGGAAAAATGGTTAGATACCTTGAGCAAAGATAAACCATTCTGTCTGATACTGGGACATAAAGCTACTCATCGTTCATGGCTGCCCGATCCTAAAGATTTTGGGACTTATGACCAGGCTGAAATTCCGTTGCCGGATAACTTCTATGATCAGTATGATAAAAGAAAAGCAGCAGCTGTCCAGGAAATGAGTATTGCTAAAGATATGCTACTGCCTTATGACCTGAAGATGTACCCTACAAAAGAGGATATGCGAAAAGATTATGACTTTTCTCGTTTCACAGAAAGCCAGTTTGAGAAGTATTACGCATACTATAAGCCTATTCAGGATGATTTCTATGCACGTAAACTTTCCGGCAGACAACTGGAAGAGTGGAAGTATCGGCGTTATATGATAGATTATCTCAATACTGCAGCTTCTCTGGACAGAAATATAGGCGAGGTGCTGGACTATCTTGATACACATGGACTGAAGGATAATACTATTGTAATTTATCTGTCAGATCAGGGATTTTATATGGGAGAACATGGCTGGTTTGATAAGCGTTTTATGTATGAAGAATCTTTCCGTACACCAATGGTTGCACGATATCCGGGAGTAATCAAACCGGGTACACATACAGAAGCCCGGGTAATGAATATTGATATTGCTCCTACTTTATTGGAAATCGCAGGAGTCAGAATACCAAAGGAAATACAAGGAAAATCATTCTATTCTGTACTGAAAGATGCGAGGAAGTCTTTCAGAAAATCCAGCTACTACCATTACTATGAGAACGGTACACATGCTGTATCTCCACACTTTGGAGTCAGTGATGGTAAATACAAACTTATTAGATTCTATAAAAGAGTAGAATCATGGGAATTATATGATCTGGAAAAAGATCCTCATGAAATGAACAATATATACGCAGACAAGTCATCAGATGCGATTATCGGACGTATGAAAAAGAAACTGCTTGCTGAAATCCGGCAGGTAGATGATAAAGAAGCAGAAGCTATTTTTGAACAAAAGCTATGA